The Salvia miltiorrhiza cultivar Shanhuang (shh) chromosome 1, IMPLAD_Smil_shh, whole genome shotgun sequence genome has a window encoding:
- the LOC131012087 gene encoding UPF0496 protein At4g34320-like, with protein sequence MNTSAAKSCAASYAIEVNSYEQQLQTNQKFVMAFQDLPKNLTNNEKLLEFFGNYYADTLKTPEFCATLRQRLNPTNNSPSSLEVSDDDFFHDLSCFYRQQLMMRVTLRSLDDSFNEKLDRINTWKKVSAVLFTAAAAIAATVAAVNANTNKPAAATAAAVSILLVALGKWINSLMRKRESGVKKQKQIIGVMIIGARITMKDLSNIYVLSRRLQFEIDSMSETVANINKRIQNLRDKAVDYSGNLNWTRQLVLQSISALNNGN encoded by the coding sequence ATGAACACGAGCGCTGCTAAAAGTTGCGCCGCCTCTTACGCCATTGAGGTAAATTCGTATGAGCAGCAGCTCCAAACCAATCAAAAATTTGTTATGGCGTTTCAGGATCTGCCAAAAAACCTTACCAATAATGAAAAATTATTGGAGTTTTTCGGCAACTACTATGCCGACACACTCAAAACGCCGGAGTTCTGCGCAACACTCCGACAACGTCTCAACCCTACAAATAACTCTCCATCGAGTTTGGAAGTAAGTGATGACGATTTTTTCCACGATTTATCGTGTTTTTATAGGCAGCAGCTGATGATGCGAGTGACGCTGCGATCCTTGGACGACAGCTTCAATGAGAAGCTCGATCGCATCAATACCTGGAAGAAGGTATCCGCCGTCTTATTTACTGCTGCAGCCGCGATCGCCGCGACGGTAGCCGCCGTCAATGCCAATACCAATAAGCCGGCGGctgcgacggcggcggcggtctCCATCCTGTTAGTCGCGCTCGGGAAATGGATCAATTCGCTTATGAGGAAGCGTGAGAGCGGGGTGAAGAAGCAGAAGCAGATTATCGGCGTTATGATAATTGGCGCAAGAATCACCATGAAAGATCTGAGCAACATTTATGTATTGTCTCGCCGGTTGCAGTTTGAGATCGATTCTATGTCGGAAACGGTTGCGAACATCAATAAGAGAATTCAGAATTTACGAGACAAAGCTGTTGACTACAGCGGGAATTTGAACTGGACTAGACAACTTGTGCTGCAGAGTATTAGCGCTCTTAATAATGGTAATTAA